The following are encoded in a window of Mycobacterium decipiens genomic DNA:
- a CDS encoding DUF6779 domain-containing protein translates to MTVLSRGARVRRGGRRPGWVLLTALLVLAIAASSALVFTNRAELLKLAVILALWAAVAGAFVSVFYRRQSDADQARARDLKLVYDLQLDREISARREYELTVESQLRRELASELRGQAADEVAALRAELAALRTSLEILFDADLQHRPALGTLEGEASTARALSDRPPNGEGPPADWVSSDRVTPVQHGDAASRTDDTSIIDVPEVGVPPVSSGPLLSPPQPIHTQEWVGRHYEPRPPAPPGPRFEPQHRPPPQPEPSTWQQPVADHGQWLPPGTPGGHWPSVEPETTPAAPPSGRRRRARHASPEDQGYNPLAHVEHAPQYGASGRRSRHSAEYRDPDVGAPAGAGLGEPPPPAPDAPPPPRMAPPPLPEPVSRHRSEDTPVDGSGGSHSRDPQIGGQSVADLMARLQVESTGGGRRRRRGG, encoded by the coding sequence ATGACCGTTCTGTCCCGCGGCGCCCGGGTCCGGCGCGGCGGCCGCAGGCCGGGTTGGGTGCTCTTGACGGCGTTGCTGGTCCTGGCAATTGCCGCGAGTTCCGCCTTGGTTTTCACCAATCGCGCGGAACTTCTCAAGCTCGCTGTGATCCTGGCGCTGTGGGCCGCAGTCGCCGGTGCGTTCGTGTCGGTGTTCTACCGCCGGCAGAGCGACGCGGACCAGGCGCGGGCGCGTGACTTGAAACTGGTCTACGACCTTCAGTTGGATCGCGAGATCTCGGCGCGCCGTGAGTACGAGCTGACCGTGGAGTCGCAGCTGCGTCGGGAACTGGCCTCGGAGTTGCGCGGTCAGGCCGCCGACGAGGTAGCGGCGCTGCGGGCCGAGTTGGCCGCGCTGCGAACCAGCCTGGAGATCTTGTTCGACGCCGACCTCCAACACCGACCGGCCCTCGGAACCCTGGAGGGGGAGGCCAGCACCGCGCGCGCCTTGAGCGATCGGCCCCCCAATGGTGAAGGCCCACCGGCAGACTGGGTGTCCAGCGATCGCGTTACGCCGGTTCAGCACGGGGATGCGGCCAGCCGCACCGACGACACCTCGATCATCGATGTGCCCGAGGTGGGGGTACCACCGGTTAGCAGCGGACCGCTGTTGTCGCCCCCGCAGCCCATACACACGCAGGAGTGGGTCGGGCGGCACTATGAGCCTCGGCCACCGGCGCCACCCGGTCCGCGGTTCGAACCGCAGCACCGGCCGCCGCCGCAACCGGAACCATCAACCTGGCAGCAGCCGGTCGCCGATCACGGGCAATGGCTGCCTCCCGGGACACCCGGCGGCCATTGGCCATCCGTCGAACCCGAAACCACCCCGGCCGCCCCGCCGTCGGGCCGCCGGCGCCGTGCTCGGCATGCCAGTCCCGAAGACCAGGGCTACAACCCGCTCGCCCACGTTGAGCACGCACCGCAATACGGTGCGTCCGGCCGCCGGTCGCGTCATTCGGCGGAGTACCGCGACCCTGACGTCGGGGCCCCGGCGGGCGCCGGGCTCGGTGAGCCCCCGCCGCCAGCGCCGGACGCCCCGCCGCCACCCCGCATGGCCCCGCCGCCACTTCCTGAGCCCGTGTCCCGGCACCGCAGTGAGGACACACCGGTGGATGGCTCGGGTGGCTCGCATTCGCGGGACCCGCAGATTGGTGGCCAGTCGGTCGCCGACCTGATGGCGCGGCTTCAGGTGGAGTCGACCGGAGGCGGCCGGCGGCGCCGCCGTGGCGGCTAG
- a CDS encoding DUF3180 domain-containing protein, with protein sequence MGPTRKRDLTAAVIGAAVVGYLLVVVLYRWFPPITVWTGLSLLAVAIAEALWARYVRAKISDGEIGDGPGWLHPLAVARSLMVAKASAWVGALVLGWWIGVLGYFLPRRSWLRAAAEDTTGTVVAAASALALVVAALWLQHCCKSPQDPTERGEGSES encoded by the coding sequence ATGGGACCGACCCGCAAACGTGACCTGACGGCCGCGGTGATCGGCGCTGCGGTGGTGGGTTATCTGCTGGTGGTGGTGCTGTATCGGTGGTTCCCACCGATCACGGTGTGGACCGGTTTGTCCCTGCTGGCGGTCGCTATCGCCGAGGCGCTGTGGGCTCGCTACGTGCGGGCCAAGATCAGCGATGGCGAAATCGGCGACGGTCCCGGCTGGCTGCACCCTCTTGCGGTGGCACGCAGCCTGATGGTCGCAAAGGCCTCGGCGTGGGTGGGTGCGCTGGTGCTGGGTTGGTGGATCGGGGTGCTGGGGTACTTCCTACCGCGGCGGTCGTGGCTGCGGGCAGCCGCCGAGGACACCACCGGCACGGTGGTGGCTGCCGCCAGCGCGCTGGCGTTGGTGGTTGCCGCGCTGTGGCTGCAACATTGCTGCAAGTCTCCGCAGGACCCGACCGAGCGCGGTGAGGGCTCGGAAAGCTAA
- the folK gene encoding 2-amino-4-hydroxy-6-hydroxymethyldihydropteridine diphosphokinase produces MTRVVLSVGSNLGDRLARLQSVVDGLGDALVAASPVYETDPWGGVDQGPFLNAVLIADDPACEPQEWLRRAQEFERAAGRVRGQRWGPRDLDVDLIACYRAGKRLVELTVRETNLTVPHPLAHLRAFVLIPWIAADPAARLTVAGDPRPVAQLLAELEPAERDGVRLFGAALNLNGRRAANPEPES; encoded by the coding sequence ATGACGCGGGTAGTGCTGTCCGTCGGCTCCAACCTGGGGGACCGCCTGGCACGACTGCAGTCGGTGGTCGACGGGCTCGGCGATGCCTTGGTTGCGGCGTCCCCGGTATATGAGACGGACCCCTGGGGTGGGGTGGACCAGGGGCCGTTCCTCAACGCGGTGCTGATCGCCGACGATCCTGCCTGCGAACCGCAGGAGTGGTTGCGTCGCGCGCAGGAGTTCGAGCGCGCTGCCGGCAGGGTGCGTGGCCAGCGTTGGGGCCCACGCGATCTCGACGTCGACCTGATCGCCTGCTACCGGGCCGGGAAGCGTCTGGTCGAGCTGACCGTGCGCGAGACCAACCTCACCGTGCCGCACCCGCTGGCCCATCTGCGGGCCTTCGTGTTGATCCCGTGGATTGCCGCCGACCCGGCGGCGCGGCTGACAGTGGCCGGGGACCCGCGGCCCGTTGCCCAGCTGCTGGCCGAGCTGGAGCCTGCCGAGCGGGACGGTGTCCGGTTGTTCGGTGCGGCGTTGAATCTGAATGGCAGACGTGCAGCCAATCCGGAACCGGAAAGCTGA
- the folB gene encoding dihydroneopterin aldolase, with the protein MADRIELRGLTVHGRHGVYDHERVAGQRFVVDVTVWIDLADAAKSDDLADSYDYAQLASRAADIVAGPSHNLIETVGAQIADHVMDDERVHAVEVAVHKPQAPIPQMFDDVAVVIRRSRRGGRGSVIPAGGSV; encoded by the coding sequence ATGGCTGACCGAATCGAGTTGCGCGGCCTGACTGTGCACGGCCGCCACGGCGTGTATGACCACGAGCGAGTCGCCGGGCAGCGGTTTGTCGTCGATGTCACCGTGTGGATAGACCTGGCCGATGCCGCCAAGAGCGACGATCTGGCCGACAGCTATGACTACGCGCAGCTGGCTTCGCGAGCGGCCGACATAGTCGCCGGACCGTCGCACAACCTGATCGAAACGGTCGGAGCCCAGATCGCCGACCACGTCATGGACGACGAGCGGGTCCATGCCGTTGAGGTGGCGGTACACAAGCCGCAGGCCCCCATTCCGCAGATGTTCGATGATGTGGCGGTGGTGATTCGGCGGTCGCGGCGTGGCGGCCGCGGTTCGGTGATCCCGGCGGGCGGGTCGGTATGA
- the folP gene encoding dihydropteroate synthase, translated as MSPAPVQVMGVLNVTDDSFSDGGRYLDLDDAVEHGLAMAAEGAGIVDVGGESTRPGAPRVDPAVEMSRVMPVVKELAAQGITVSIDTMRADVAQAALQSGAQIVNDVSGGRADPAMGPLLAEAGVPWVLVHWRPVAADTPHLPPRYGNVAAEVRADLLASVADAVAAGVDPARLVIDPGLGFAKTAQHNWALLRALPELVATGIPVLLGASRKRFLGELLAGSDGAVRPTDGRDTATAVISALAAQYGVWGVRAHDVRASVDAIKVVEAWMAAERTGHDG; from the coding sequence GTGAGTCCGGCGCCCGTGCAGGTGATGGGTGTTCTGAACGTCACGGACGACTCGTTCTCGGACGGCGGGCGCTATCTCGACCTTGACGATGCGGTCGAGCACGGCCTGGCAATGGCTGCCGAAGGCGCGGGCATCGTCGACGTCGGAGGCGAGTCGACCCGGCCCGGTGCTCCTCGGGTCGACCCGGCAGTGGAGATGTCTCGTGTCATGCCCGTCGTCAAAGAGCTTGCAGCACAGGGCATCACCGTCAGCATTGACACTATGCGCGCGGATGTCGCACAGGCGGCGCTGCAGAGCGGCGCTCAGATAGTCAACGATGTGTCGGGTGGGCGGGCCGATCCGGCCATGGGGCCGCTGTTGGCCGAGGCCGGTGTGCCGTGGGTGTTGGTGCACTGGCGGCCGGTAGCGGCCGACACCCCGCATTTGCCGCCGCGCTACGGCAACGTGGCGGCCGAAGTGCGTGCCGACCTGCTCGCCAGCGTCGCCGACGCGGTGGCGGCCGGCGTCGACCCGGCAAGGCTGGTGATCGATCCCGGGCTCGGATTCGCCAAGACGGCGCAGCATAATTGGGCGCTCCTGCGGGCCCTTCCGGAGCTGGTGGCCACTGGAATCCCGGTGCTACTGGGTGCTTCGCGCAAGCGCTTCCTCGGTGAGTTGCTAGCCGGGTCCGATGGCGCGGTGCGACCAACCGATGGGCGTGACACCGCGACGGCGGTGATATCCGCGCTGGCCGCGCAGTACGGAGTCTGGGGTGTGCGGGCGCACGATGTGCGGGCCTCGGTCGATGCCATCAAGGTCGTCGAAGCGTGGATGGCGGCGGAAAGGACCGGACACGATGGCTGA
- the folE gene encoding GTP cyclohydrolase I FolE codes for MSQLDSRTSSRRVCVFDQERAEAAVRELLYAIGEDPDRDGLVATPTRVARAYREMFAGLYTDPDSVLNTMFDEDHDELVLVKEIPMYSTCEHHLVAFHGVAHVGYIPGDDGRVTGLSKIARLVDLYAKRPQVQERLTSQVADALMQKLDPQGVIVVIEAEHLCMAMRGVRKPGSVTTTSAVRGLFKTNAASRAEALDLILRK; via the coding sequence ATGTCACAGCTAGATTCCCGCACCTCGTCTCGTCGTGTGTGTGTGTTCGACCAAGAACGTGCCGAGGCCGCGGTCCGCGAGTTGTTGTACGCGATCGGGGAGGATCCCGATCGCGACGGCTTGGTAGCCACCCCGACTCGCGTCGCCCGGGCTTATCGCGAGATGTTCGCCGGGCTCTACACCGACCCCGACTCGGTGCTGAACACCATGTTTGACGAAGATCACGACGAGCTGGTGTTGGTCAAGGAAATCCCGATGTACTCCACCTGCGAACACCATCTGGTGGCGTTCCACGGTGTGGCCCATGTCGGCTACATCCCCGGCGACGACGGCAGGGTGACCGGCTTGTCGAAGATCGCGCGGCTGGTCGATCTGTACGCTAAACGGCCGCAGGTGCAGGAGCGGCTAACGAGTCAGGTCGCCGATGCCCTAATGCAGAAGCTGGATCCGCAGGGGGTAATCGTCGTGATCGAGGCCGAGCACCTGTGCATGGCCATGCGCGGGGTGCGCAAGCCAGGCTCGGTCACCACAACGTCGGCGGTGCGTGGCCTGTTCAAGACCAACGCCGCTTCTCGAGCCGAAGCGCTCGACCTCATCTTGCGCAAGTGA
- the ftsH gene encoding ATP-dependent zinc metalloprotease FtsH, producing the protein MNRKNVIRTITAIAVVVLLGWSFFYFSDDTRGYKPVDTSVAMAQINSDNVKSAQIDDREQQLRLTLKKGNNETDGSDKVITKYPTGYAVDLFNALSAKNAKVSTVVNQGSILGELLVYVLPLLLLVGLFVMFSRMQGGARMGFGFGKSRAKQLSKDMPKTTFADVAGVDEAVEELYEIKDFLQNPSRYQALGAKIPKGVLLYGPPGTGKTLLARAVAGEAGVPFFTISGSDFVEMFVGVGASRVRDLFEQAKQNSPCIIFVDEIDAVGRQRGAGLGGGHDEREQTLNQLLVEMDGFGDRAGVILIAATNRPDILDPALLRPGRFDRQIPVSNPDLAGRRAVLRVHSKGKPMAVDADLDGLAKRTVGMTGADLANVINEAALLTARENGTVITGPALEEAVDRVIGGPRRKGRIISEHEKKITAYHEGGHTLAAWAMPDIEPIYKVTILARGRTGGHAVAVPEEDKGLRTRSEMIAQLVFAMGGRAAEELVFREPTTGAVSDIEQATKIARSMVTEFGMSSKLGAVKYGSDHGDPFLGRTMGTQPDYSHEVAREIDEEVRKLIEAAHTEAWEILTEYRDVLDTLAGELLEKETLHRPELEAIFGDVEKRPRLTMFDDFGGRIPSDKPPIKTPGELAIERGEPWPQPVPEPAFKAAIAQATQAAEAAQAAQSEAGQTGTGANGSPAGSHGSGDRQHGSTQPDYGAPAGWHAPGWPPKSSRRPSYAGEPAPTYPGQPYPTGQAKPDADESAEEQDDEVSGSKPAHG; encoded by the coding sequence ATGAACCGGAAAAACGTGATCCGTACCATAACGGCGATCGCCGTCGTGGTGCTGCTCGGCTGGTCGTTCTTCTACTTCAGCGACGACACCCGCGGTTACAAGCCCGTCGATACCTCGGTGGCGATGGCGCAGATCAACAGCGACAACGTCAAGAGCGCGCAGATCGACGATCGCGAGCAGCAACTGCGGTTGACCCTGAAGAAGGGCAACAACGAGACCGACGGGTCCGACAAGGTCATCACCAAGTACCCCACCGGGTACGCGGTCGACCTGTTCAACGCGCTCAGCGCGAAGAACGCAAAGGTCAGCACCGTCGTCAACCAAGGCAGCATCCTGGGCGAGTTGCTGGTCTACGTGCTGCCGCTGCTGTTGCTGGTGGGCCTGTTTGTGATGTTCTCCCGCATGCAAGGCGGCGCCCGGATGGGCTTCGGTTTCGGCAAGTCGCGCGCCAAGCAGTTGAGCAAGGACATGCCCAAAACCACCTTCGCCGACGTGGCGGGTGTCGACGAGGCGGTCGAGGAGCTCTACGAGATCAAGGACTTCCTGCAGAACCCGTCGCGGTACCAGGCGCTGGGCGCCAAGATCCCGAAAGGCGTGCTGCTCTACGGGCCGCCGGGAACCGGCAAGACGCTGCTGGCTCGTGCGGTAGCCGGCGAGGCCGGGGTGCCGTTCTTCACCATCTCCGGCTCCGACTTCGTCGAAATGTTCGTCGGCGTTGGCGCCTCGCGGGTGCGCGACCTGTTCGAGCAGGCCAAGCAGAACAGCCCGTGCATCATCTTCGTCGACGAGATCGACGCGGTGGGCCGCCAGCGCGGCGCCGGGCTGGGCGGTGGTCACGACGAGCGCGAGCAGACGCTCAACCAGTTGCTGGTCGAGATGGATGGTTTCGGCGACCGTGCCGGCGTCATCCTGATCGCGGCCACCAACCGGCCCGACATCCTGGACCCGGCGCTGTTGCGCCCGGGCCGCTTCGACCGGCAGATCCCGGTGTCCAACCCCGACCTGGCGGGCCGCCGCGCTGTGCTGCGGGTGCACTCCAAAGGCAAGCCGATGGCCGTCGACGCGGACCTGGACGGGCTGGCCAAGCGGACGGTCGGCATGACCGGCGCCGACCTGGCCAACGTCATCAACGAGGCGGCGCTGCTGACCGCCCGCGAGAACGGCACGGTCATCACCGGCCCCGCCCTCGAGGAGGCGGTCGATCGGGTGATCGGGGGCCCGCGCCGCAAGGGCCGGATCATCAGCGAGCATGAGAAGAAGATCACCGCCTATCACGAGGGTGGGCACACCCTGGCGGCTTGGGCAATGCCCGATATCGAACCGATCTATAAGGTGACGATCCTGGCGCGCGGCCGAACCGGCGGGCACGCGGTGGCGGTGCCGGAAGAAGACAAGGGGCTGCGGACCCGCTCGGAAATGATTGCGCAACTGGTGTTCGCGATGGGGGGGCGTGCCGCTGAGGAACTGGTGTTTCGCGAGCCGACGACCGGCGCGGTGTCCGATATCGAGCAGGCCACCAAGATCGCCCGGTCCATGGTCACCGAATTCGGAATGAGCTCCAAGCTTGGCGCGGTCAAATACGGCTCCGACCACGGCGACCCGTTCCTCGGCCGCACCATGGGCACCCAGCCGGACTACTCCCATGAGGTTGCCCGGGAAATCGACGAAGAAGTCCGCAAGCTCATCGAGGCGGCGCACACCGAAGCGTGGGAGATCCTCACCGAGTACCGCGACGTGCTCGACACCTTGGCGGGTGAGTTGCTGGAAAAGGAAACGCTGCACCGACCCGAGTTGGAGGCCATCTTCGGCGACGTCGAAAAGCGGCCCCGCCTCACCATGTTCGACGATTTCGGTGGCCGGATCCCGTCGGACAAACCGCCCATCAAGACGCCGGGCGAGCTGGCGATCGAGCGCGGCGAACCGTGGCCCCAGCCGGTCCCCGAGCCCGCGTTCAAGGCAGCGATCGCGCAAGCTACCCAGGCCGCCGAGGCCGCGCAAGCCGCGCAGTCGGAGGCCGGCCAAACCGGAACCGGGGCCAACGGTTCTCCCGCCGGAAGCCACGGGTCCGGTGATCGTCAGCACGGCTCCACTCAGCCCGATTATGGCGCCCCGGCCGGCTGGCACGCGCCGGGCTGGCCGCCGAAGTCGTCTCGTCGGCCCAGCTATGCCGGGGAGCCGGCACCGACGTATCCGGGTCAGCCCTATCCGACCGGTCAAGCCAAACCGGATGCCGACGAGTCCGCGGAGGAGCAGGATGACGAGGTGAGTGGGTCCAAGCCGGCCCACGGCTGA
- a CDS encoding VOC family protein: MRLDHIVLWTNDPRASMDFYTRVVGLTPVRFGEFATGDAPFPSVRVCEDSIIDLMPAAGVAATESMTRVVGSAGHPVNHVCLALSKSEYDALDQRLQAEGVDTSARLNRSYGARGWAPQGYYFADPDGNVVEARYYE; encoded by the coding sequence ATGCGACTGGACCACATCGTTTTATGGACGAACGATCCACGGGCATCGATGGATTTCTACACACGGGTTGTCGGGCTTACGCCGGTTCGGTTTGGCGAGTTCGCGACCGGTGATGCACCGTTCCCGAGCGTTCGGGTGTGCGAGGACTCAATCATCGACCTGATGCCGGCGGCCGGCGTTGCCGCTACCGAGTCGATGACGAGGGTCGTGGGCAGTGCCGGCCACCCGGTCAACCACGTTTGTCTGGCCCTGTCGAAGTCCGAGTACGACGCGCTCGATCAGCGTCTGCAGGCGGAAGGTGTGGACACCAGCGCGCGGTTGAACCGTTCCTATGGAGCTCGCGGGTGGGCGCCGCAGGGATACTACTTCGCCGATCCGGACGGAAATGTGGTCGAGGCTCGCTACTACGAGTAG